The following coding sequences are from one Psychrobacter sp. AH5 window:
- a CDS encoding diaminopimelate dehydrogenase — protein sequence MTTTIKVAIAGYGNLGRGAEAAIQQSPDMSLVGVFSRRDPASVTLIDDSVPVYAMDDIEQYKDEIDVLILCGGSKSDLPEQGPALASLFNIVDSFDTHAKIPEYFAALDAPAKKANKIAMLSVGWDPGLFSINRLYGEAILPVGETYSFWGKGLSQGHSDAVRRVDGVKAGVQYTLPSESAIAKVRNGERPTLSTRDKHTRECYVVLADGADADTVRDAIVTMPDYFADYDTTVHFIDEQTLASQHNKMPHGGFVIRSGVSGTDNEQNEQVLEFALKLGSNPEFTASVLVAYARATYKMSQAGETGAKTVLDVAPALLSPKSPAQLRKELL from the coding sequence ATGACCACAACCATTAAAGTCGCCATCGCCGGTTACGGCAATCTTGGCCGCGGTGCCGAGGCCGCTATTCAGCAAAGCCCAGATATGTCACTAGTCGGTGTTTTCAGCCGCCGAGACCCTGCTAGCGTTACCTTAATTGACGATAGCGTACCCGTCTATGCTATGGATGATATCGAGCAGTATAAAGACGAGATAGACGTGCTGATCTTATGCGGTGGCTCAAAGTCTGACTTGCCGGAGCAAGGTCCTGCGCTCGCTAGTTTATTTAATATCGTTGATAGCTTTGATACCCATGCCAAGATTCCTGAATATTTTGCTGCACTTGATGCTCCTGCCAAAAAAGCTAACAAAATCGCTATGCTATCAGTGGGCTGGGATCCTGGCCTGTTTTCTATCAACCGCTTATACGGCGAAGCGATTTTACCTGTTGGCGAAACCTACAGCTTTTGGGGTAAGGGGTTGAGCCAAGGACACTCAGACGCGGTGCGCCGTGTCGACGGCGTTAAGGCCGGCGTACAATATACTCTGCCCTCAGAATCAGCGATAGCAAAAGTCCGCAATGGCGAGCGCCCTACGCTTAGCACCCGCGACAAGCATACCCGCGAATGTTATGTAGTGTTAGCAGACGGCGCGGATGCCGATACGGTGCGCGACGCTATTGTAACTATGCCGGACTACTTTGCCGATTACGATACTACCGTGCACTTTATCGATGAGCAAACGCTAGCCTCCCAGCACAATAAGATGCCGCACGGTGGTTTTGTCATTCGTAGCGGTGTCAGCGGCACGGATAATGAGCAAAACGAGCAAGTATTAGAGTTCGCGCTTAAGCTTGGTAGTAACCCTGAATTTACCGCTAGCGTACTCGTCGCTTATGCGCGCGCTACTTATAAAATGAGCCAGGCAGGTGAGACTGGGGCAAAAACGGTACTCGATGTCGCGCCTGCTTTACTATCGCCGAAGTCGCCAGCTCAGCTACGTAAAGAGCTGCTATAA
- the truC gene encoding tRNA pseudouridine(65) synthase TruC produces MNTDSSTESPIEILYEDEFLVAINKEAGLLVHRSWLDKGETRFAMQLTRDAVGCHVFPVHRLDKPTSGVLLFAKSSEVARRLGEAFTAQQVAKNYLAVVRGYMPEQGTIDHALSFKPDAIADKFASLDKPAQEAVTHWQSLAQIELPVAVSTKHNTSRYSLVRLTPETGRKHQLRRHMKHLFHPIVGDTSHGDGRHNRFFRSQYGCTRMLLHARTLALSHPVSGEPLLIEAGLDEQWLRILEAFGWVGSAEVSGL; encoded by the coding sequence ATGAATACAGATAGTAGCACCGAAAGCCCAATAGAAATCCTCTACGAAGATGAATTTTTGGTAGCGATTAATAAAGAGGCGGGCTTACTCGTGCACCGCAGTTGGCTAGATAAAGGCGAGACGCGCTTTGCCATGCAGCTCACCCGTGATGCGGTAGGGTGTCATGTGTTTCCGGTGCATAGGTTAGATAAGCCAACCTCAGGCGTGTTGCTCTTTGCCAAAAGCTCAGAGGTGGCGCGTCGCCTTGGTGAGGCTTTTACTGCGCAGCAAGTGGCTAAAAACTATTTAGCGGTAGTACGCGGCTATATGCCAGAGCAAGGAACTATTGATCATGCCTTAAGCTTTAAGCCTGATGCTATCGCCGATAAATTTGCAAGCTTAGATAAACCTGCGCAGGAGGCGGTAACCCATTGGCAGTCTTTGGCACAAATTGAGCTACCGGTTGCCGTGTCCACAAAGCATAACACCAGCCGTTATAGTCTCGTGCGTTTGACGCCTGAGACAGGGCGCAAGCATCAACTGCGGCGGCACATGAAACATCTGTTTCATCCTATCGTCGGTGATACTAGTCATGGTGACGGACGCCATAATCGATTTTTTCGCAGTCAATATGGTTGCACGCGAATGCTGTTGCACGCCCGGACGTTAGCGCTTAGTCATCCGGTTAGCGGTGAACCTTTGCTCATAGAAGCAGGATTAGATGAGCAGTGGCTGCGTATTTTAGAAGCGTTTGGTTGGGTGGGGAGTGCTGAGGTTTCAGGTCTCTAG
- a CDS encoding helix-turn-helix domain-containing protein, producing MTKTLQELLAKRSQESQTRIQEMADELLLESQLYRIREELNISQKELAETLGIKQPSLSAIESRGSDLKISTMKKYVEGMGGKLRIDVELPTGKHIGFNV from the coding sequence ATGACTAAAACTCTACAAGAGCTATTAGCTAAGCGCTCTCAAGAGAGCCAAACTCGTATTCAAGAAATGGCTGATGAGTTGCTTTTAGAAAGTCAGCTTTATCGTATTCGTGAAGAGCTGAATATTTCGCAAAAAGAGCTTGCTGAAACCCTTGGTATCAAGCAACCGTCTCTTTCAGCCATAGAAAGTCGCGGTAGTGATTTGAAGATTTCAACAATGAAAAAATACGTTGAAGGAATGGGCGGGAAGCTGCGTATCGATGTTGAGCTGCCGACAGGCAAGCATATAGGTTTTAATGTTTAA
- a CDS encoding type II toxin-antitoxin system RelE/ParE family toxin, which produces MWTVITTELFNEWLEQQEDSMQEKVLAALVVLEQQGPSLGRPLVDTVYDSKFTNMKELRVQHRGKPLRAFFAFDPLRQAIVLCIGDKGGKKRFYTEMLAIADQQYELHLLTLGESSND; this is translated from the coding sequence ATGTGGACAGTCATCACAACAGAGCTATTTAATGAATGGCTGGAACAACAAGAGGACTCTATGCAAGAGAAGGTGCTAGCGGCTTTGGTTGTTCTAGAGCAACAAGGGCCAAGCTTAGGTCGTCCTTTAGTTGATACCGTGTATGACTCAAAGTTTACTAATATGAAAGAACTAAGGGTTCAGCATCGAGGTAAACCACTCCGAGCTTTTTTTGCATTTGACCCATTACGTCAGGCTATTGTGCTTTGTATTGGTGATAAAGGTGGTAAAAAGAGGTTCTATACAGAGATGCTAGCTATCGCAGACCAACAGTATGAGCTTCATCTCTTAACATTAGGAGAATCATCTAATGACTAA
- a CDS encoding sulfite exporter TauE/SafE family protein has product MELITFLIIGALAGFAAGLFGVGGGTIIVPLLFIVFTQMGYSPDNVMHLALGTSLATIIVTSISSLMAHNKKGSVMWPVFKNLAPGLALGCFFGAGIAGLLSGVHLQLIVGVFLLWVAYKMFFGGKKQVGNNFNDPNSNLVSLPSKPKQLAAGGVIGIASAIFGIGGGSLTVPYLTRYNVVMQKAVGTSAACGLPIAIAGALGFMFFGMQQDVNVPNTIGFVHIYAFLGIASMSFFTAKVGAKVAHMLSPELLKKCFSVLLFAVGLYFLYKGLV; this is encoded by the coding sequence GTGGAACTAATCACTTTTTTAATCATCGGCGCTCTAGCAGGATTTGCCGCCGGGCTCTTTGGCGTGGGCGGTGGTACTATCATCGTACCACTGCTATTTATTGTCTTTACCCAGATGGGCTATAGCCCTGATAATGTCATGCATCTAGCATTAGGGACGTCCCTTGCGACCATTATTGTCACCTCGATCAGCTCGCTGATGGCGCATAATAAAAAAGGCTCTGTTATGTGGCCGGTGTTCAAAAACCTAGCGCCAGGCTTAGCACTTGGTTGTTTTTTTGGGGCGGGGATAGCAGGACTCCTTTCAGGCGTGCATCTTCAGCTGATCGTTGGCGTGTTTTTATTATGGGTCGCTTATAAGATGTTTTTTGGCGGTAAAAAGCAGGTAGGTAATAATTTTAATGATCCTAATAGTAACCTTGTATCATTACCATCCAAGCCTAAGCAATTAGCAGCAGGCGGGGTCATCGGCATAGCTTCTGCCATCTTTGGGATTGGCGGCGGTAGCTTAACAGTACCTTATCTCACCCGTTACAACGTGGTGATGCAAAAGGCGGTGGGTACTTCAGCGGCATGTGGCCTACCTATTGCCATTGCTGGCGCATTAGGCTTTATGTTCTTTGGCATGCAGCAAGACGTAAATGTACCTAATACCATTGGCTTTGTACATATCTATGCGTTTTTAGGCATTGCGAGCATGAGCTTTTTTACCGCAAAAGTTGGCGCAAAAGTCGCCCATATGCTCTCACCAGAGCTATTAAAAAAATGCTTTTCGGTGTTGTTATTTGCGGTGGGGCTTTATTTTCTTTATAAGGGGTTGGTTTAG
- a CDS encoding flavin reductase — protein sequence MIEATNFREAMSLLTTAVNVITTKGASGAHGFTASAVCSVTDSPPTLLVCMNQSARSHAHFVDNKTLSVNVLSAQHEHISNTFASKLSSAERFEQGSWTELVTGAPILEDALVSFDCAIDDIQQVGTHSVFMCRVVAIKHSETPDEANESLVYFNRTYHQLGQPQFA from the coding sequence ATGATTGAAGCTACCAATTTTAGAGAGGCTATGTCGCTATTGACGACAGCGGTCAATGTGATTACGACCAAGGGCGCATCTGGCGCACATGGGTTTACTGCCTCAGCAGTGTGCAGTGTCACTGACAGCCCGCCAACGTTACTGGTGTGTATGAATCAGTCGGCGCGCTCGCATGCTCATTTTGTGGATAATAAGACCTTAAGCGTTAACGTGTTAAGCGCACAGCACGAGCATATCTCCAATACTTTTGCCTCTAAACTCAGCTCGGCTGAGCGCTTTGAGCAAGGCTCTTGGACTGAGCTTGTCACAGGTGCGCCTATCTTAGAAGATGCGCTAGTAAGCTTTGACTGCGCCATCGACGATATTCAGCAAGTCGGCACCCATAGTGTGTTTATGTGCCGAGTGGTCGCTATCAAGCACTCTGAAACGCCAGATGAGGCTAATGAAAGTTTGGTCTATTTTAATCGCACTTATCATCAGCTAGGCCAGCCGCAGTTTGCTTAG
- a CDS encoding methionine synthase, protein MTTTLPKLLLPTSTAGSLPKPSWLAEPEKIWSPWALDGEQLVEAKRDALRVSLQEQLHAGIDIVSDGEQTRQHFVTTFIEHLDGVDFAQRETVKIRDRYEASVPTVVGAVSRPKAVFVDDAKFLRAQTDKPIKWALPGPMTMIDTLYDNHYKSREKLAWEFAKILNEEARELEAAGVDIIQFDEPAFNVFFDDVNDWGVATLERAIEGLKCETAVHICYGYGIKANNDWKKTLGSEWRQYEQAFPKLQQSSIDIISLECQNSHVPMELIELIRGKKVMIGAIDVASNEIEMAEQVADTLRKALQFVDADKIYPSTNCGMAPLSRDVARGKLAALSAGAAIVRQELSA, encoded by the coding sequence ATGACCACAACATTACCAAAATTACTATTACCAACCTCAACCGCAGGCAGCTTACCCAAACCGTCTTGGCTTGCTGAACCTGAAAAAATCTGGTCGCCTTGGGCACTAGATGGCGAGCAATTGGTCGAGGCCAAACGCGATGCGCTGCGAGTGTCGCTGCAAGAGCAGCTGCATGCTGGTATCGATATCGTCAGTGATGGCGAGCAGACCCGTCAGCATTTTGTTACTACTTTTATTGAGCATTTGGACGGCGTCGACTTTGCGCAGCGCGAAACAGTCAAAATCCGCGATCGTTATGAAGCCAGCGTACCGACCGTGGTAGGCGCGGTGAGTCGCCCCAAAGCAGTGTTTGTCGATGATGCCAAGTTTTTGCGGGCACAGACTGATAAGCCAATCAAATGGGCGCTACCTGGCCCGATGACTATGATCGATACGCTATATGATAATCATTATAAAAGCCGCGAAAAGCTCGCGTGGGAGTTTGCCAAAATCCTTAATGAGGAAGCGCGCGAATTAGAAGCGGCGGGCGTGGATATCATTCAATTCGATGAGCCGGCCTTTAACGTGTTCTTCGATGATGTCAACGATTGGGGCGTGGCAACGCTTGAGCGCGCGATCGAGGGCCTCAAGTGCGAAACGGCAGTACACATCTGCTATGGCTATGGTATCAAAGCCAATAATGATTGGAAAAAAACCCTCGGCTCAGAGTGGCGTCAATACGAGCAAGCCTTTCCCAAATTGCAACAGTCAAGCATTGATATTATCTCGCTTGAGTGTCAAAACTCGCACGTACCGATGGAGCTGATTGAGCTTATTCGCGGTAAAAAGGTGATGATTGGTGCGATCGACGTCGCGAGCAACGAGATAGAAATGGCTGAGCAAGTCGCCGATACCCTGCGTAAAGCCTTACAATTCGTCGATGCCGATAAGATCTATCCTTCAACCAACTGCGGTATGGCGCCTTTATCACGTGATGTAGCACGTGGTAAGCTTGCGGCATTGAGCGCGGGTGCGGCAATTGTGCGTCAAGAGCTGAGTGCTTAG
- a CDS encoding DUF1852 domain-containing protein, with protein MSTQFHCSIKSIPFDENYSPADSTRLTTNFANLARGEQRQENLRKTLNMINNRFNALAHWDNPTADRYSVEVEIISVDMDIEGNGNAFPVIETLKTTIVDHKDNTRIDGMIGNSFSSYVRDYDFSVVLPELLNKNSAAPTPSSIPKHFGVLHGKLFQYLLNSEVYKAHFDKQPVICLSVSTSKTYQRTGNKHPVLGVEYRQDEYSLTDDYFHKMGLTVRYFMPEGSAAPLAFYFAGDLLGDYTDLELISAIATMETFQKIYRPEIYNANSTAAQVYQPSLNYQDYSLTQVVYDREERSQMAVTQGKFTEEQFIKPYQDILEQWAASYKTASPTVRKRAA; from the coding sequence ATGAGCACTCAATTTCATTGTTCTATTAAAAGTATTCCTTTTGATGAAAATTATAGCCCTGCGGACAGTACGCGTCTGACGACCAATTTTGCCAATTTAGCGCGCGGCGAGCAGCGTCAGGAAAACTTACGCAAAACGCTAAATATGATCAATAATCGTTTTAATGCTTTGGCGCACTGGGATAACCCAACCGCAGATCGTTATTCTGTGGAAGTAGAGATTATCTCTGTCGATATGGATATTGAAGGCAACGGCAATGCTTTTCCTGTGATTGAGACGCTAAAAACTACTATTGTCGATCATAAAGACAATACTCGTATCGATGGCATGATTGGTAATAGCTTCTCCTCTTATGTGCGCGATTATGACTTTAGCGTGGTACTCCCTGAGCTTCTTAATAAAAATTCAGCAGCGCCGACGCCCTCTTCTATACCAAAACATTTCGGTGTTTTGCATGGTAAGCTTTTTCAATATTTGTTGAATTCAGAGGTTTATAAAGCGCACTTTGATAAGCAGCCAGTGATTTGCCTGAGTGTTTCGACTAGCAAGACTTATCAGCGTACGGGTAATAAGCATCCAGTATTAGGAGTGGAATATAGACAAGATGAGTATTCACTAACGGATGATTATTTTCATAAGATGGGGCTAACGGTACGCTACTTTATGCCTGAAGGTAGCGCCGCGCCATTAGCCTTTTATTTCGCCGGTGACTTGCTAGGTGACTATACCGATCTTGAGCTCATCAGCGCGATTGCGACGATGGAAACCTTTCAAAAAATCTACCGTCCTGAGATTTATAATGCCAACTCGACAGCAGCGCAAGTATATCAGCCGAGCCTCAATTACCAAGATTATTCACTAACGCAAGTGGTCTATGATCGCGAAGAGCGTAGTCAGATGGCGGTCACGCAAGGCAAATTTACCGAAGAGCAGTTTATCAAACCTTATCAAGATATTTTAGAGCAGTGGGCGGCAAGTTATAAGACTGCCAGTCCAACGGTTAGAAAACGCGCTGCTTGA
- a CDS encoding DoxX family protein, translating into MDRLQDISVLLGRVLLSLIFIFSGFSKIMDYPGTEAYMESMGVPGSMLALVIIGELLGGLAILVGFKTRLFALLLIGFNIISALIFHSDFGDQTQMTMFMKNIAIAGGFLLLFAQGAGSYSIDNHKYY; encoded by the coding sequence ATGGATAGATTACAAGATATTAGCGTGCTGTTGGGTAGGGTGCTTTTATCGCTGATTTTTATATTTTCAGGCTTTAGTAAGATAATGGATTATCCTGGAACGGAAGCTTATATGGAGTCTATGGGTGTGCCGGGATCTATGTTAGCGCTGGTAATCATTGGGGAGTTACTAGGGGGTCTAGCTATCCTTGTTGGTTTTAAAACTCGTTTATTTGCTTTATTATTGATTGGTTTTAATATTATATCAGCGCTTATTTTTCATAGTGATTTTGGCGATCAAACACAGATGACTATGTTTATGAAAAATATAGCTATCGCTGGCGGGTTTTTATTATTATTTGCTCAAGGCGCTGGCTCATACTCGATTGATAATCATAAGTATTATTAG
- a CDS encoding amidohydrolase family protein, whose translation MTDFIIKNARLATHDNLFDIRIKDAKITNIDKINHAIATDQNPQSNALKTYNEANYDAKGHFVCSGFYESHIHLDKACILDRCKVEKGTLQEAVDETGKAKEGFTEADVFERASKVIEMAIKKGTVGLRTFVETDEKTQLRSFQAIKRAQQKYAFAVDIEICAFAQSGLTTKPKTYELLQQALAQGANLIGGCPYKDENPEQHIEMIFALAEQFDVDVDFHLDFDLDPEGSSIPKLFEETMKRGYQGRVSIGHVTKLSAMDKMKRGEMAGLLKMADISLIVLPATDIYINGSDYECLIPRGTVNANPFYELGVNTTLSSNNILNAFTPYGDASLLRMANMYANIAQLSSDKQLAAAFDMITSNAAKLLKLNTEIRVGANATLES comes from the coding sequence ATGACTGATTTCATAATCAAAAACGCCCGCCTAGCAACACACGATAACTTATTCGATATCCGTATAAAGGACGCTAAGATTACGAATATTGATAAGATTAATCACGCTATCGCCACGGATCAAAACCCTCAATCGAACGCTTTAAAAACTTATAATGAGGCTAACTATGATGCTAAAGGTCACTTCGTTTGTTCTGGGTTTTATGAAAGTCATATCCATTTGGATAAAGCCTGTATTCTCGATCGCTGCAAGGTCGAAAAAGGCACTTTGCAAGAAGCGGTTGATGAGACCGGCAAAGCCAAAGAAGGTTTTACCGAAGCGGATGTCTTTGAGCGCGCCTCAAAGGTGATTGAGATGGCTATCAAAAAAGGTACGGTTGGTCTACGCACCTTTGTCGAAACCGATGAAAAAACACAGCTGCGTAGCTTTCAGGCGATCAAGAGAGCGCAGCAAAAATACGCTTTTGCTGTCGATATAGAGATTTGCGCCTTTGCGCAGTCCGGCTTAACTACTAAGCCCAAAACCTATGAGCTACTACAGCAAGCTTTAGCACAAGGCGCTAACCTAATAGGCGGTTGCCCGTATAAAGATGAGAATCCTGAGCAGCATATCGAGATGATTTTTGCTTTGGCTGAGCAGTTTGACGTTGACGTCGATTTCCATCTAGATTTTGATCTAGATCCAGAAGGTTCGAGTATTCCTAAACTGTTTGAAGAAACTATGAAAAGAGGCTATCAAGGCCGTGTCTCTATTGGTCATGTGACTAAGTTATCTGCCATGGATAAGATGAAGCGTGGCGAGATGGCAGGTCTATTAAAAATGGCTGATATCTCTCTAATCGTACTGCCTGCCACCGATATTTATATCAATGGTAGTGACTATGAATGCTTAATTCCAAGAGGCACCGTCAATGCCAATCCGTTCTATGAGCTTGGCGTAAATACTACTCTCTCAAGCAATAATATTCTCAATGCTTTTACCCCTTATGGTGATGCTTCACTGCTTCGTATGGCCAATATGTATGCCAATATTGCTCAGCTATCAAGCGATAAACAGCTAGCAGCGGCGTTCGATATGATTACTAGCAACGCAGCCAAATTACTGAAACTTAATACCGAAATTAGGGTAGGAGCTAACGCTACTTTGGAGTCATAG
- a CDS encoding DMT family transporter: MSQMSKQPIARKPSTWLTALACLIVGGGLLGISTNLAKYAVEIGLTPLAFLFWSISGAAIILSIVAYTRGELLAPSTRSFEYYIVAALVSVAGSNLIFFSAIPHVGASFVALIISLPPLLTYLAALAIRLERFSMLRAVGVFAALAGAGVLAARKFSAPEASVFWILLALCGPVLLAIGNIYRSLRWPDNASPIALAPGMLIAAAIMLGLVGLLPSFTLAIPTITVLPVGLIVLQACIFAGQFLLLFVLQITGGPVLLSLLGAVGAVVGVPVAIFLQGESPPEGLLLGGVLIALGVALVTLGGMKMMKTVES; the protein is encoded by the coding sequence ATGAGTCAGATGTCTAAACAGCCGATAGCGCGTAAGCCCAGTACTTGGCTCACTGCTTTAGCTTGTCTAATAGTGGGCGGAGGACTATTGGGAATCTCCACTAACTTGGCAAAGTATGCGGTGGAGATTGGCCTGACGCCGTTAGCTTTTTTATTTTGGTCTATTAGTGGTGCCGCCATTATTCTATCGATAGTGGCTTATACGCGAGGTGAGCTTCTAGCGCCCAGCACACGTAGTTTTGAGTATTATATAGTCGCCGCGTTAGTCAGTGTAGCGGGCTCTAACTTGATATTTTTCTCAGCCATTCCTCATGTTGGCGCAAGTTTTGTGGCGCTCATTATCTCTTTGCCGCCATTATTGACTTATCTAGCAGCACTAGCTATACGCCTTGAGCGTTTTAGTATGCTGCGCGCTGTCGGTGTTTTCGCTGCCTTGGCTGGGGCAGGAGTATTGGCAGCTCGCAAGTTTTCAGCGCCAGAAGCCAGTGTGTTTTGGATTTTACTAGCGCTTTGTGGGCCGGTGTTACTGGCTATTGGCAATATTTATCGTAGCTTACGCTGGCCTGATAATGCTTCACCCATCGCGCTTGCTCCTGGTATGCTGATAGCTGCGGCTATTATGCTAGGATTAGTTGGACTGCTGCCTTCTTTTACTTTAGCTATTCCTACTATCACGGTGCTACCTGTTGGTTTGATTGTGCTGCAAGCCTGTATTTTTGCGGGTCAGTTTTTATTACTATTTGTATTACAAATCACCGGCGGGCCCGTTTTATTAAGCTTACTTGGCGCGGTTGGCGCGGTAGTGGGAGTGCCTGTGGCTATCTTTTTGCAAGGTGAGTCGCCCCCAGAAGGACTATTACTAGGCGGAGTATTGATTGCACTAGGAGTTGCGTTAGTGACTTTAGGCGGCATGAAAATGATGAAGACCGTTGAGAGTTAA
- a CDS encoding YceI family protein, producing MYPLSFKRFIASSRQPIATLSTLSIVFISMALLGTISSQAATYLLVPDNSNVRFEIDHFNTSTNSGGFYNLTGQVEYDAQAKLGKVSIVIPINSLNTGNIAFDNVLKGADFFEVEKYPLATFDSTKWYFADDKSESPVTKVEGNLTMHGQTHPITLSATKFNCYFSFIAKSSVCGGDFTTTIDRRKWDMGKYSLLGITEKVVLKVQIEAAKQ from the coding sequence ATGTATCCTCTATCCTTCAAACGGTTTATCGCTAGCTCTCGTCAGCCGATAGCAACATTATCCACGCTATCTATCGTATTTATCTCTATGGCGCTGCTAGGTACTATCAGCAGTCAGGCGGCGACTTATCTGCTTGTTCCTGATAACTCTAACGTTCGTTTTGAGATTGATCATTTCAATACCTCGACCAACTCAGGTGGCTTTTATAATTTGACGGGGCAAGTGGAGTACGATGCTCAAGCCAAATTAGGTAAAGTCTCTATAGTTATTCCGATTAATAGTCTTAATACCGGTAATATTGCCTTTGATAACGTGTTAAAAGGTGCTGATTTTTTTGAAGTTGAGAAGTATCCTTTAGCCACCTTTGACTCTACCAAGTGGTATTTTGCTGATGATAAGTCAGAGTCGCCAGTGACGAAAGTCGAGGGTAATTTGACTATGCATGGTCAAACTCATCCCATTACCTTGAGCGCTACTAAGTTCAACTGTTATTTTAGTTTTATCGCCAAAAGCTCGGTCTGTGGTGGCGATTTTACTACTACTATTGATCGTCGAAAATGGGATATGGGCAAATATAGCTTGTTAGGAATTACTGAAAAAGTAGTGTTAAAAGTACAAATCGAAGCGGCTAAACAGTAG
- a CDS encoding lipoprotein-releasing ABC transporter permease subunit, producing the protein MRRPLPLFIGLRFTRSKNANKFLSFISVVSMAGLILGVAALIVVTSVLNGFEQALSSRILGMVPQVSIYSSQPLQDWKPYAQQIQDNDSNVIGAAPFVQARGMLSIAGEVNSTILNGIEPRYDPAVSILKENMIAGDLDSLATASGNIILGKYTVDKFGLELGDEVSIIISKPSDSSIGMTPTFHTYTLTGIFHVSQELDKWMSYIAMDDASDVLNLSHGAVAIRLNLQDVFVSKQSADKALANATNTLQTLSNPPTGLNFTAGDWTQTHGSLYSAIRVQKTIMSLLLFLIILVAAFNVVSTLVMSVTDKRSDVAILKTFGASSQLISRIFMIQGAVLGAFGIIMGLLLGLFLSLSIPSVSAWINSTFSLGLFDNYFVEELPSDIQLLDVVVILVSSLAMVLLSTIYPSRSAARIEPVKALKGE; encoded by the coding sequence ATGCGCCGCCCTCTACCTTTGTTTATTGGATTGCGGTTCACCCGCTCGAAGAACGCGAATAAGTTTTTATCTTTTATCTCAGTAGTTTCTATGGCTGGTCTAATACTGGGCGTGGCGGCATTGATCGTTGTCACCTCAGTATTGAATGGTTTTGAACAAGCTCTGTCTAGTCGTATCTTAGGCATGGTGCCTCAAGTCTCCATTTATAGCTCTCAGCCTTTACAGGACTGGAAGCCCTATGCTCAGCAAATACAAGATAATGATAGTAATGTCATAGGCGCTGCCCCCTTCGTACAGGCACGCGGGATGTTATCTATAGCTGGTGAAGTCAATAGCACTATACTAAATGGCATAGAACCCAGATACGATCCAGCTGTTTCTATTCTTAAAGAAAACATGATAGCTGGCGACTTAGATAGCTTAGCGACAGCTAGCGGTAATATAATTTTGGGCAAATATACTGTAGATAAGTTTGGCTTAGAGCTAGGAGATGAGGTAAGTATCATCATCTCAAAGCCTTCTGATTCCTCTATCGGTATGACGCCCACCTTTCATACTTATACTCTTACTGGGATTTTCCATGTCAGTCAAGAGCTAGACAAGTGGATGAGCTACATCGCCATGGATGATGCCTCTGACGTCTTAAACCTATCTCATGGCGCGGTAGCTATTCGTCTAAATCTACAAGACGTATTCGTCTCCAAGCAATCAGCGGATAAAGCCTTAGCTAACGCTACTAATACCTTACAAACGCTATCTAATCCTCCTACTGGATTGAATTTTACCGCAGGAGACTGGACGCAAACGCATGGTAGTCTATACAGCGCTATCCGTGTACAAAAGACTATTATGTCCCTATTACTATTCTTAATTATCCTAGTAGCCGCCTTTAATGTGGTTTCTACTTTGGTTATGAGTGTCACTGATAAAAGATCCGATGTTGCAATATTAAAAACCTTTGGCGCCTCTTCACAGCTTATTTCACGTATATTTATGATTCAAGGTGCAGTATTAGGAGCTTTTGGCATAATTATGGGATTATTGCTTGGCTTGTTTTTATCTTTAAGCATTCCAAGTGTTTCCGCTTGGATCAATAGCACTTTTAGTTTGGGACTATTCGATAACTATTTTGTTGAAGAATTACCTTCTGATATACAATTGCTAGATGTAGTAGTGATTTTGGTGTCATCTTTAGCTATGGTATTACTCTCTACTATTTATCCTTCGCGCAGTGCAGCTAGGATTGAGCCTGTAAAAGCATTAAAAGGGGAGTAA